From a single Armatimonadota bacterium genomic region:
- a CDS encoding peptidylprolyl isomerase — protein sequence MLATATLAATKESKTKPKPQKNPIAVVEMEKGGTFEIELYPREAPITAGNFINLVKKKFYDGLIFHRVEPGFVAQTGDPTGTGRGGPGYTIKDEKTPFKHDKGAVGMAKTRLPNSAGSQWYICLEPAHFLDGNYTVFGKVIKGMDVVEKIKVGDKIKKVTLRMPPEPKSKQKSESKK from the coding sequence ATGCTTGCAACGGCAACCTTGGCCGCAACTAAAGAGTCTAAAACAAAGCCCAAGCCTCAGAAAAACCCAATTGCCGTTGTCGAGATGGAAAAGGGCGGTACCTTTGAGATTGAACTATACCCTAGAGAGGCCCCCATAACAGCGGGGAATTTCATCAATCTAGTAAAAAAGAAGTTTTACGATGGCCTTATCTTCCACAGGGTAGAGCCAGGGTTCGTTGCGCAGACAGGCGACCCCACAGGCACAGGCAGAGGCGGCCCTGGATATACTATCAAGGACGAGAAAACTCCTTTCAAGCATGACAAAGGCGCAGTCGGCATGGCAAAAACAAGGCTGCCAAACAGCGCAGGTAGTCAGTGGTATATATGCCTTGAGCCTGCTCACTTCTTGGATGGAAATTATACCGTCTTCGGCAAAGTTATAAAGGGCATGGATGTAGTTGAAAAGATAAAAGTCGGAGACAAAATAAAAAAGGTCACACTTCGCATGCCACCTGAACCCAAGTCCAAACAAAAATCAGAATCCAAAAAGTAG
- a CDS encoding glycoside hydrolase family 130 protein, producing MKEELLKRYPGNPILTYKDLPYHVNAIYNPGAVKFGDKYILIPRVEDGRRDNDLHVAVSDDGIHFKVNPSPIEIPGTENDFVWEKHRYDARVTYLEGAYYIAYCAQTMAETVRIGLCRTTDFKIFERMPFITSPWSRNCALFPEKIGGRYARLERPMSGNNAITFVSYSPDLVHWGEWAPLNLQVETWMREKWGIGPTPIKTERGWLLIIHGVWFACNFVYRLGAVLLDYEDPTVVIGQCPEFILTPREPYERWGEVPNVVFSNGAILEPSGELKVYYGAADTCICLATCQIDDLIEACLEGIRPTIIVSY from the coding sequence ATGAAAGAGGAGCTTTTGAAGCGATACCCAGGCAATCCTATACTTACCTATAAAGACTTGCCCTATCATGTTAATGCCATCTACAATCCGGGAGCGGTGAAGTTTGGCGACAAGTACATTCTCATACCACGTGTCGAGGACGGCCGCAGGGATAATGACCTTCACGTCGCTGTTAGCGACGATGGCATACATTTCAAGGTCAATCCATCGCCAATTGAAATTCCCGGCACCGAGAATGATTTTGTGTGGGAGAAGCATCGCTATGATGCCCGAGTAACGTATCTTGAAGGTGCTTATTATATCGCTTACTGTGCACAGACAATGGCCGAAACAGTGCGCATTGGTTTGTGCCGTACCACTGATTTCAAAATCTTTGAGCGGATGCCGTTTATCACCTCGCCGTGGAGTCGAAATTGCGCCCTCTTTCCTGAGAAAATCGGCGGTCGGTATGCGCGGCTCGAGCGCCCGATGAGTGGGAATAATGCCATTACGTTTGTCTCGTACTCGCCAGACCTTGTTCACTGGGGCGAATGGGCGCCGCTTAATCTTCAAGTCGAGACCTGGATGCGTGAGAAGTGGGGTATAGGTCCGACGCCCATCAAGACAGAGCGGGGCTGGCTACTGATTATTCATGGAGTGTGGTTTGCATGCAACTTTGTTTATCGGCTCGGTGCAGTCCTGCTCGATTATGAAGATCCTACTGTAGTGATTGGCCAATGCCCGGAATTCATACTAACCCCGCGAGAGCCTTATGAAAGATGGGGAGAGGTGCCGAACGTTGTTTTCTCGAATGGGGCGATTCTTGAACCCAGCGGCGAGCTTAAGGTTTACTATGGCGCGGCGGATACCTGCATTTGTTTAGCTACTTGCCAAATAGACGATTTAATAGAGGCATGTCTGGAAGGTATTAGACCAACCATTATAGTATCCTATTGA
- a CDS encoding sulfatase-like hydrolase/transferase, translating into MAKRPNILIFNPDQWRGDVLGHMGNPAALTPNLDKIVEEEAVSFRYAFCQNPVCTPSRCSFMTGWYPHVRGHRTMYYMLQPDEPVLLKTLKDEGYFVWWGGKNDLVPGQNPFDPYCTLRYKHSKPFKRSRLARQEEWRGEPGSDTYYSFYVGKIEGGNRESPLDADWSNIYGALDFLKNPPKDQPFCIFLSLGYPHPPYAVEEPWYSMIDRRRIPARIPTPKHWTGKPSILKGIWERQNMQTWSEKRWTELRATYYGMCARVDHQFGLIVEALKSAGVYDDTAIFFFSDHGDFTGDYGLVEKTQNTFEDCLTRVPFIIKPPSWIPVKPRVSDALVELIDFPATVEAMTGIHPRHTHFGRSLLPVIAGKTDKHRDAVFCEGGRLHGELYAMELESTSSQNPTGLYWPRVGLQRSEGPEHTKATMCRTRDFKYVRRFYEQDELYDLNRDPRELYNLINDPGFANVVASLKERMLSWYQETCDVVPHKADAR; encoded by the coding sequence ATGGCAAAGCGACCCAACATTTTAATCTTTAATCCTGACCAGTGGCGCGGAGATGTGCTCGGGCACATGGGCAATCCAGCCGCCTTAACGCCGAACCTCGACAAAATCGTTGAAGAGGAGGCAGTTTCATTCAGGTATGCTTTCTGCCAGAATCCGGTGTGCACCCCCAGCAGGTGCTCGTTCATGACTGGTTGGTATCCCCACGTTCGGGGCCACCGGACGATGTATTATATGCTACAGCCGGACGAACCGGTGCTCCTCAAAACCCTCAAAGATGAGGGATACTTCGTTTGGTGGGGAGGAAAGAATGACCTTGTCCCCGGGCAGAATCCATTCGACCCATACTGCACACTGCGCTACAAGCATTCTAAGCCTTTTAAGAGAAGCCGCCTTGCAAGGCAGGAAGAGTGGCGCGGTGAGCCTGGGAGCGATACCTATTATTCGTTCTATGTTGGAAAAATCGAGGGTGGCAACAGGGAATCACCGCTTGACGCCGATTGGTCAAATATTTATGGGGCATTGGATTTTCTAAAGAATCCTCCGAAAGATCAACCTTTCTGTATTTTTCTATCTCTCGGCTACCCACATCCGCCTTATGCGGTCGAAGAACCATGGTACAGCATGATAGACCGTCGGAGAATTCCCGCCCGTATACCTACGCCTAAGCATTGGACTGGCAAGCCTAGTATTCTGAAGGGCATCTGGGAGCGGCAGAATATGCAGACATGGAGCGAGAAGCGCTGGACCGAGCTTCGGGCGACCTATTACGGCATGTGTGCCCGCGTCGATCATCAATTTGGTTTAATCGTGGAGGCGCTGAAGAGCGCTGGCGTATATGACGACACGGCGATTTTCTTTTTCAGTGACCACGGTGACTTCACTGGCGACTATGGGCTAGTTGAGAAAACCCAGAACACGTTTGAGGATTGTCTAACCCGTGTGCCGTTTATTATTAAACCACCTTCGTGGATTCCTGTTAAGCCTAGAGTTAGCGATGCTCTTGTAGAACTTATTGATTTTCCAGCTACTGTGGAGGCTATGACTGGAATCCACCCCAGGCATACTCATTTCGGACGGTCACTACTACCAGTTATCGCGGGCAAGACGGATAAGCATAGGGACGCAGTCTTTTGCGAGGGCGGACGGCTTCATGGCGAGCTGTATGCAATGGAACTTGAAAGCACTAGCTCGCAGAACCCTACGGGCTTGTACTGGCCACGTGTAGGTCTCCAAAGGAGCGAGGGTCCTGAGCACACAAAAGCCACAATGTGCAGAACGCGCGATTTTAAGTATGTTCGTCGGTTTTATGAGCAGGATGAACTTTATGACCTAAATCGCGACCCGCGGGAGCTCTACAACTTGATAAATGATCCTGGCTTTGCAAATGTGGTAGCTAGTTTAAAAGAGCGTATGCTTAGCTGGTACCAGGAGACCTGCGATGTTGTTCCCCACAAGGCCGATGCAAGGTGA
- a CDS encoding C40 family peptidase has protein sequence MKRNEHPTLLICLMIALALVTVTADAGANKTYIVRKGDTLSEIANKFSTTISELNRLNNIANIHLLKPGQKLIISLNNPTPSQKYILGATAKCMRDNVEVRAGNQVVAVLTRGSEFTMLARTGNFIRIKLEDGRIGWVPINTINAPEPTKPHVDRYDVRRDIVRTAFAFRGARYRRGGTSRSGFDCSGFVKYVFSTKGVKLPHSSRVLFNCGKPVAQSNLQEGDIVFFRGTYRRGISHVGIYVGNRQFIHASSPGRGVRLDSLDQAYYRRRYVGARRIISNK, from the coding sequence TTGAAAAGAAACGAACATCCCACCTTGCTGATTTGCTTAATGATAGCACTGGCGTTGGTTACTGTTACAGCTGACGCTGGGGCAAATAAAACCTACATTGTCCGCAAGGGCGACACTCTCAGCGAAATAGCCAATAAATTCTCAACTACCATCTCTGAACTTAATAGACTAAACAATATTGCAAACATCCACCTCTTAAAGCCCGGTCAGAAATTAATCATCTCACTTAATAATCCAACCCCTTCTCAAAAGTACATACTCGGTGCAACTGCAAAGTGCATGCGCGACAACGTGGAGGTTCGTGCTGGCAATCAAGTGGTAGCTGTCCTCACAAGAGGCTCTGAATTTACTATGTTAGCGCGAACTGGCAATTTCATCCGAATCAAACTAGAAGACGGTCGGATTGGTTGGGTACCTATCAATACCATCAATGCACCCGAACCCACAAAGCCGCATGTGGACCGCTATGACGTTAGGCGCGACATTGTTCGAACCGCCTTCGCCTTCCGTGGAGCAAGATACCGGCGAGGTGGCACCTCACGAAGTGGATTTGATTGCTCTGGGTTTGTGAAATACGTTTTTTCGACTAAAGGGGTTAAACTTCCTCACTCATCAAGAGTCTTGTTCAATTGTGGCAAGCCTGTTGCTCAATCGAATCTCCAAGAAGGCGACATTGTTTTCTTTAGGGGCACCTATCGGCGGGGAATCTCTCACGTCGGCATCTATGTTGGAAATCGTCAGTTCATCCATGCTTCGTCACCTGGGCGTGGCGTTCGTCTCGACTCGCTTGATCAAGCTTACTATCGCCGCAGATACGTCGGAGCGCGTCGCATAATAAGCAACAAGTAA